One Pagrus major chromosome 15, Pma_NU_1.0 DNA window includes the following coding sequences:
- the LOC141009023 gene encoding DELTA-sagatoxin-Srs1a-like codes for MPHRSCYVEINNNSGCYTLANPRVFIESGCCEVPLPPMVGPCSNGSAMFNKHTGAATGSVGVLTYDLFNPDLNDYSHIMAVMFSVPYDRNLYSNWFAVGIFDRGNDCDYNLYDVMYNGDENNFVRAKADGSSISYEGDYVIASASMSDSGEAVLRVDVNDTGMY; via the exons ATGCCTCATCGCAGCTGCTACGTTGAGATCAACAACAACTCTGGCTGCTACACTCTCGCCAATCCAAG ggTGTTCATTGAGAGTGGCTGCTGTGAAGTGCCTCTGCCGCCCATGGTGGGTCCCTGCTCCAATGGCAGCGCAATGTTCAACAAGCACACTGGCGCTGCGACCGGCTCCGTCGGCGTTTTAACCTACGACCTCTTCAACCCCGACCTGAACGACTACAGCCACATCATGGCTGTCATGTTCTCCGTGCCCTACGACCGAAACCTTTACTCCAACTGGTTTGCTGTGGGGATCTTTGACAGAGGAAACGACTGCGACTACAATCTGTATGATGTTATGTATAATGGAGATGAAAATAATTTTGTAAGAGCAAAGGCTGATGGCTCCTCCATTTCTTATGAGGGAGACTATGTTATTGCCAGTGCCTCTATGTCAGACTCAGGTGAAGCAGTCCTGAGGGTGGATGTCAATGATACTGGCATGTATTAA